From Arachis stenosperma cultivar V10309 chromosome 2, arast.V10309.gnm1.PFL2, whole genome shotgun sequence, one genomic window encodes:
- the LOC130961497 gene encoding histone deacetylase complex subunit SAP18, whose amino-acid sequence MSDGPKRQGGRPLPPPPRGPPGPPPPPPRPRVEPVDREKTCPLLLRVFTKEGSHHTMEDFAVRGKEPSEEVQIYTWKDATLRELTELVKEVVKPARRRHAKLSFAFVFPDKNGRFKVQEVGKTLAYGNGRFDDGKALAELGFEIGDYLDVAIL is encoded by the exons ATGAGCGACGGTCCAAAGAGACAAGGCGGACGCCCACTTCCTCCGCCGCCAAGAGGTCCCCCCGGccctcctcctcctccccctCGCCCCCGCGTCGAACCCGTCGATCGCGAAaag ACTTGCCCCTTGTTGCTCCGCGTCTTCACCAAG GAGGGGAGTCATCACACGATGGAGGACTTTGCTGTGAGAGGGAAAGAGCCATCGGAGGAGGTTCAGATTTACACCTGGAAGGACGCTACTCTTCGTGAATTAACCGAGCTC GTCAAAGAAGTGGTTAAACCTGCAAGAAGAAGACATGCAAAGCTCTCATTTGCTTTTGTGTTTCCTGATAAAAATGGTCGATTCAAAGTTCAAGAG GTTGGGAAGACACTGGCATATGGAAATGGAAGATTTGATGACGGCAAGGCTTTAGCCGAACTTGGTTTTGAG ATTGGTGATTACTTGGATGTGGCTATTCTGTAG